The Acutalibacter muris genomic sequence CAATTTCTGAAATTGTTCAACACGCGATATGCCGATATGGGGATTCATGCGGTAGCGTTTGGCAAACACATGGATCGGGATGAACTTGAAGACAGTGTATATGCCTTTCAAAATAATCCTGCGTGTCGGGTAATCATCTGTGACGAAACCGGTGGTGAAGGCCGAAACCTCCAGAACGCCTCCCAGATTATTCATCTTGATTTGCCGTGGAATGCCAATGCACTTGAACAGCGTATTGGCCGCTTAGACCGGTTGGGGCGTGCCCCCAACATGGATGTTTTGTCTGTTGTACTTTATGCAGATACTTCTGTTGAGGAGCAGCTCTTCCACATTTGGAAAGACGGCATGAAGCTGTTTGAGCAGTCTCTGAGTGGTCTTGAAATCATCACCGGGGAACTAAATGAATTGATTGTTGATGCTCTGCTGGATGATTACTATACCGGCCTTACCAATGCGTTTGATGATATTCTGGATCAAGCAGAAGAAATGCGGGAAAGCGTTGAGGACGAGCAGGATTTTGACCTTGGAGCCACTTTGTATCGTCCCTTGTCCCAGGGAATTGATAATGTTCTCGGTATCTACGCATCGGAAGATGACAATCTGTTTGCCACAGCCATGATGGGCTGGGGCAAACAGGCTGGTCTTTCCCCGGAAAAGCCTACCAGTTCTGGCTTGATTGAGTTCAGAGAAAGCACTTTCAGCGTAAATGCGGCAAGGCAGTCTCTTTTCATTCCTCCCGAGTGGGATAAATATACCAATTCCTCCATTATGAGAAGAGAAGGCAGGCTCCTAGGTTCCTTTGACCGCCGGACTGCTGCAACCCGAGAGGATATTCTTTTCTTTGCACCGGGAGACCCTGTTTACGATTCTATCATCTCAAATGCAGTGGGCTGTAACAGAGGCAGATGCACTGGTATCGAAACGGTTGCAGCATACAACTATGATGGCCTTGTATTCATCTACAATATCGCACCAAAACTTGATGAGTTGCTTGAAAATGGGATGACCCTACAAACATTGGCGCAATATAGAATGTACCTCCCACTCAAACAGATTATTGTTACTGTTCCCTTAACAGCCCGAAGCAAAGAAGTTCCCGAAAAGGAGATAATCAATACTCTGCTTGCTCTGCGCCCCAATAGCGTCAACCACCTTGGGCGGCGTGGCGGCAGCAAAATGTCAATTTCGCCTTTGGAGCACTTTATCAGTCGAACCCCTCCCAGCACATGGGAACCTCTGATTGATAAAGCTTCTGCAACAGCCTACAAACGGGCCTGTGCCAGACTTGAAAAGCGCTCTGATTTTGAAGCTGCTGAGAAAGAAATGCAGCGCGTTTTGAATGGTTATAGAGCAGAATGTATCTACTTTGAACGAGATATGTCCGGCGTTGATGAAAGAGCACATCTGTTTGATGTGACACTTCGGGCGCTCAAAAATGCAAAACCGGAGTTAGATGCAGTCTGTTTCTTGAGGGTGAGAAGTAATGGATAGTAAAGAAGTATTACAGCAATACATAGTGGGAGCCATGAAGTCCCAAAGTGCCATTGCGGAATTAGAGAAAAATCTTGTCGATACATCTGATTTTTTGAAAATACAGGAGGCAGCAAGATCACGCTATGTAATTGGATTTATCCGACGCGTCGTTCAGTTCAAACGAGAAGAAGCATCAGCAAAGGATATATGCCTAAATATTCGTGACCTTATCTTAGTTCTTGGTCGTGTGAAGCTTACTGAAAAACTTTACACGGTTGTAAAAGAGTACGGTACAGAGTTCGATCTCGTGTGTGAAAATGACCTGCAAGTGTCTTGTTTACACCATATTCCAGAATGGCTTGAACCTCATCAATACATCAAGGATGTGTACGCCCTTCGCCATGACGATGGTATTGAGCTTGAAACTGAATCTTCCGGTGATGCGATACTGGCAACACATACTGGCTTTAACGCCTATAAAAGCTTTGAACAAAAGGTAGCCGTTCATACCGCTTTGAATTTACCCAATGGCCATACACTTCTTATTTCGCTACCTACTGGCGGTGGCAAGAGCTTGGTTACGCAGCTGTTGGCAAGTTCTTCTGACGGGTTAACTGTTGTAATTGTACCCACTGTGGCCTTGGCTTTAGATCAGTATTATGCAGCCCAGCAAAACTTGACAAACGCAACCGAGATTTATTGTTATCGAGGCGAACAATCTGAAATTGAAAGAGTTGAAATCATCAAAGCTCTGAAAGATAAAAAGGCACGTATGCTGTTTACTTCTCCAGAGGCAATTTTGAAGAACTCAGAGCTTCACCGCATATTGGACAATGCAGCAAAAAGTCACTATTTGACCAATGTTGTGGTTGATGAAGCCCATGTTGTTCCAGATTGGGGCGTGTTTTTTAGACCCGACTTTCAGATTTTCTCTATCCTTCTGAAGAAGTGGAAATATGAATCGGAAGGGTTCATCCGTACATTTCTGCTTTCGGCCACGCTGTCTGATGATGTAGTTGACACCTTGTTTGCACTGTTTGGTTCAGACGGTAAAAATGCTCAGGTTCGTTGTGATGCACTTCGGCAAGAGCCACGATTCTATTTCCACTCTGCAAAGTCTCGAAAAGAACAAGTTGATAAGACTATCGAGGCCATCAAATTGCTTCCAAAGCCGATGGTTGTCTATGTGCTTGAACCAAGAGAAGCTAAGGAACTGCAAAAAAAGCTTCGTGAATTTGGATACAAAAATATCCCCGTTTTTACCGGAGAAACCACGGAAACAGACCGAAACACTATATTAACCGGCTGGAAAAATCACGACTTTGATGTTGTGATTGCTACCTCTGCCTTTGGTATTGGTGTTGACAAACCCGATGTCAGAACGATCGTCCATGCTTGTTGTCCTGAAAATCTGAGCAGATTTTACCAGGAGGTAGGTCGTGGTGGTCGTGATAGGCTTCCATCGCTTAGCCTGTTTATTCCTTATCAGAGCAGATACGATAGCGACGGTGATGTGCGTCGGGCGCTGGGCCTTGTCAGCAAAAGAGTTCTCACCGTTGACCGCGCGGTTATTCGCTGGAAGGGGATGCTTTCTAACCCTGCAGCAATGATTGATTCTGATGAATGTGTTTTGAACACTTCTGCCACACCTTCCACGATGACAGTCGAGGAGGCCGAGTATGCAGGAAACAGAAATGTTGCATGGAATGTAAACTTACTGCTGTTCCTGCATCGCACCGGATTTATTGACCTTCTTGATGCAAACTATGTATTCGACAAAAAATCGAATCCACCAAAAAAATACTATACGGTCACGATTAAGCTACTACAACCGGATATCCTCAGCGATGATGACAGCCTCACAGCTGCACTGACAGAACCCCGCGCCAGAGAATATGAAGCACAAATGGTTGGATATAGAATCATGAGTGAGCTTGTATCCTCTCCTAAAGCATTGTGTTGGGGACGTGTTTTCAGACACCTTTTCCCGCTTTCACGGGAAGTATGCAATGGCTGTCCAGCAGATCCTGAAGGCCGCATCACAAGTGATGATACTTACAAGTTGCGAACCGATCCTGAGATTAAGCTTCCAACTGCACCTCCGGCTCCACGCTTGGGGCGAAATATGGGGTCCTTTAATGAAATGATTATCAGCAGGCCATCAACCGGACCTTGCAGCACTGAAGAAGTTGCTGTGATTGCAGAAAAGGCTTACCAAAACAATATCGGTGCATTTGTTGTTCCAAGCCGTCTGGCCGATGAGATTGTTTACAATGGCATTCTCTTAAATTACGAAGAGTTCTATTATGCGGTTGTCCATTGCCCCTATCTCTTCGCTAAAGGTGTTGTCTGTATTTTTGACGGCGACACCGCCACAAACTTTACTCTGTACAAGAACCTTGGAAAACTGGATGCCTTTGGCTATCGTAAGATACTCTACTGCAACGAGAACACCATCGTTGCCAATGGTGGTAAAACGATAAGAGAGTATAGCGACGGTTATCCTATTCCGATTCAAAAATTCTAAAGGAGGTATTCGTATGTTCAAAGTCAATCCAGACGGCATGCGAATGGAGCCGACACCGGAGCGAGTTCTCTCTGTTTGCCGCCTGGTTTCCCATAAAAGCATGAGCCGTGATGAAGTGCGTCAGTGCATGACATTGGGTATCAATGATGAAAAAGAACTCGACCAAATCAACAAGTCAATCAATGTGGCCCTCGAAGAACTTGCCCTCATCAAAGCTGATGCTGACAATTTGGTCTTAGCTGTTGATCCCAATATAATCGCTTCATCTAAAGCTTTTCGGCGGTATGTGAGTGCTCGGGTCTTCTCTGCGAAAGACACCACATTTCACATGTTCACCAAATGGCTGATTGCTCAAAATGAGCGAATCTTTGCGCTGAAGTCTTGGGAAGGTATGGCTAAGACCTGTGCTTCCGAAGTGAAAGAGCTGGCTGCACTGAATGAAAACGCTGTCCTGGGATGGCGCTTTTGGGCGGCTTTTTTAGGACTTGGCTATTTGAGCGGAACAATGATAATCCCCAATATGAAGCTGCGGTTAGAAGATGTATTGGCAACTACATACACAGAAAAGTTCAAATATAACGAGACTGTTCTTACCCAGGACTTCATACTTTGGTTGAGCACAAAAATCCCCGAAGTTGAGATTGGCAGTAATCTTCCTCTGGCTCTTTCTGCTGGTCTTCGCACACTGCATGAAATTGGTCTCATTAAACTTGAAACATGGTCTGACTCCACTCCAGTCATGCTCTACTATGTAGATGGTGATCCTATCAATGGTTTCACACATATTTCGGTGAAGGAGGCGATGGCCTCATGAAATGGGAACAGTATCGTTCTGTAATGGAACGGTATGCGATTAAAACAGATGATATGGCCACTGAAGATGCCTATTTCATGTCTACTCACATGCCGTTCTCGTCTCTTGAGCTTTTCCGTGGTGGCTATTATGAAGAAGGAAAAATGCCTGCCCCTGCAAAGTTGATGAGCGAAGATGAGGTTTTCGAGCAACTAATCTATAACCCTGACAATGAGCATCGTATGGTCATTGTTCGAGGCAATCACGGCACTGGTAAATCTCATCTCATCCGCTATCTAAAAGGCAAGTTTGAAAGAAGCCCCTCTACTATATACAATCCTGCAACGGAGCAGTTGGTTTTCCTGCGTCGTTTGAATAACTCTGTCCGTGGTGCTTTTTCTCAGTTGTTGGAACAGGGGGCCATTAAAGACCCTGATGTTGCGGAGAAACTCCGTAAGTTTGTGATCTCTTCCGATTCCAAAGATGAAGATTCTTTCAAGACAGAGATTTTGTATGCCTATATTGCAGCTGTACGAAACGATGTGTCCGGTGAAACCTACAAAGCGGTTAAGTGCCGTGACATTGCCAGCTACCTTGCTGACAGTCGTGTAAGTGAACATCTATTGCGTGAAGGTGGCGCAATATCCAGATGCTATAATGTCATCACGGCTCCGAGCAATCAGATTCTTCAAGATACCACAATTTTTACAGAAGAAGATTTTAATGTATCTAAAATCATCCGAGCTGTAATGAAACAGGGCGATCCTCAAGCGTCCCTCTTTGCGGCCTCCTTGAAAGGCGATGACTTTGAGATTACCAAACTCATCAACTATATTAACAGGTTTACGAGAGAGGTCATTCAGCGTTGTGCAGACATTTCCAGTGAAAATGCGGAAACGATTTTTGCTCAGCTGAGACGAGATTTGAAAAAGCAAGGCAAAAACCTAACGATCTTTATCGAAGACTTCACCGGCTTCACCGGAATTGACCAGGAACTCATTACGGCGCTTTCTTATGAGCATGGCGGCGATTACGCAGATCTGTGTCGTGTTACTTCGGTAATCGGCATCACCAACGACTATTATTATGCGTTTCGAGGCAATTTCAAAGACCGTGTAACACACCAAATTGAGGTCACAGAACGCTCCTATGGGACTGACGAGTTTATCATTCAGATGGCTGGCCGGTATTTGAACGCAATTTACTGTGACCCCACACAACTCCATCATTGGACTGACTCCGGTGCAGATTTGAGTGAACTGCCAATCAGTGATTTCACGCCTCCTTGTGAATGGGATACCACAACCATCGGAGAAAAGAAAGTAACGCTATATCCCTTTAACCGCCATGCACTATTGACTCTGTATGAATCTCTTGCGACAAAAAGCCCGAGAATGTTCTTAAAGAATGTTATTCGCGCCCAGTTAAAAGAATACTTTGATGGCAAGCAGTATGGGGATGGTTGGTATTTCCCGCTTAACCCCAGCAATGCTCAGATGTCCAATGATCCCCATAGTTCTTCTATTGACCGTTTGGAAAGCATGAGTTTAGATGATAAGAACCGACTGAAAGCGGTGTTTGCCATTTGGGGTGATGGTTCTGCATCCGGCGTGAAAGACATCGACGGAACGCTGCGTTTTGGTGGCCTTAATCAAGCTTTCCTTGCAGATGTGGGGCTGAATACCTTTACTGGCATCGGTGAAATCGTGGATAAATCCACTGGCAAAGCTGTATCCCCAGCTATCACATCCAAACCAGTGACAACCAGTGGAAGCAATTCTGTTCATCATCCTACTACTCCAGAACCTCCCAAGGCCAAGCCCCCTGTCGATGGTGCCACAAAGAATTATCGTAAGTTTAAGGATGATATCACGGCATGGTTTACCAAGGGTGAAACATTGAAATACGATCCCGACTATCGTGGCTGGCTTCGTACTCTTATTCGAGGAGACTCCAGGCAATGTGGTGCAATCAACTGGCAGGATATTGGTATCCCAGCCTATATTGCAGCAGAGCGTCTTTCCGACCTGAGCTGCTACTACATTGACGATCAGAGTTCTCCCACAAATACGGATAGAGCCATTGTTTACATGGACAGAAGTTCCGAAAGCCGCGATGTTCTGATGGCCTTAAATGAACTGAACTACGCAAAAGGTTGGGATTTCGAGGGCGCAGCTTATTACCAGCAGAGATTGATTACTTGGTTGGAACGCAGAAAAGCTGAAATCATCGAAAAAGTTGCCGCTACTAAGCAGGGAGAAGATTCTCTCCCGGTATTGGAGTGGTGCCTTGCGATCCAGTATCTCAAAGCGTGTATCTTGGGCCAGAAGGTTGATACGAGTTCGCCCTATTCAGTAATCAAATCTCTGTTTAAGGATTTCAAAAAAGACGATAGCATCAGGAGAGATACCCGTGAGTGGAATGACATGATTCAGTTCATTCTTAATCGCAAAGCTGATTTTGATAGTGCATTGACCTTCTTAAAGCAAGCTTCTGCAACCGCAATGGGTGCGGTCCATTTTGCAGTTGATCCCAACACGAAATCCTGTTACAGAACAGACGAGCTGGTGCTCGCTGTTGAAAAACTTATGGCTGCCGACTGGGATATTGAAGCAACATTACCTGGTAGCATCCCACAGAAGCATCTTCTCTATAATCCTGCCACGCTGTTGAAAGCGCTCTATCCCAGCCTTAAAAAAGCCATGACTGCGGATACTCAGGAAGCTGTAAAGGTGGTAGGCAAACTCGAAGAGTATATTGGTGAACTCAACCAGAAGAATCTCATTGATACGCTGTCTGCTATTCAAGAGCTGTTTTCTGTGTTTTCTGCGAATGGAATCATCGGAAGTACAGAGTTGCGGGTCAAGTATGAAAAACCTCCCATTGAGACAGCCAAAACGGTAATGGGACATGTCAAGCTAATTAACGATGCGGCCTCTGTACAAGCAGTAAAGCAACTGACGGCATACTCTGGCAACTCGCTACATGTGCTGTATGATTTCCTTAGAGATATTCAGGCGATTGCTCAAAAGGCTGACCAGGAAGGGGCGAAGGCCCAAAAAGACATAGCTGCTACTGGCGGTTTTGCTGGTACAGAAGCATTGTCTGAAGCTGCCTTGTCCTCTATGGAGGCACTTTACGCTCAGCTTGAGAATATAGAGGTGTACGAAAATGCTGTTAACTGAGACAATCAAAAATTGCACCTCCGCTATCAAAAAACGCCGAGTAACAATCGAAAGCAAGCAGCATGCCGAAACTTACGCAAAGGCGTTGGCACAGCTTGCCCAGGCCACTGAGAGTATTAAAGATACCCTTGATTGTGCTGCTGCCATGAAAGAAAAAGGAATTGTCAGCACTTCACTTATGGATGAACCTACTCGCAACGAATTGCTGGCTTGCATCGACGATTGCGGCAACGGTGTTTCTGAAATGCAGTTGACCTTGGAAACGGTTAGGCTGCTGAAATCCAAGGGAGATGCTATTGCAGCACAAATTAAAATCGTATGGCGTGATGCTGCTCAGAAATATTCTGATGGTCCAAAAGGCTATTTGTCTATGATTGGTGGTCTATCAAATGACCCCAAACGGGCAAAGGACTTGACAGATAGCATCACTCAAACGGTTGCTGGAAATCCATCCATCAAAGCAGTAAACAGCCTGGTTTCCTATGTGGCGGAAGCAGAGCAAATTATCGATCAATTCTCTTTGAACCCTGAAATCGAAGACTTCTTAAAAAAGGTCTCTTCTCAGCGAGCTACAGTGTTGGACTTGACTCCCAATGTCATGGTATGGCTCAAAGAAAAAAATCTTACTAGTAAGCTAAGAATAAAGTTTTAGGGGCGTATGATAAAAGTAAGCTGGGATGTTTAGAAACTGGTTACTTTAATCAATGTTGATTGTAAGAGCGCAGAAAAACAACTGTATGCGCTCTTACAATGATGCTGGGTTGATTCCCATAAAAAACTAATATAATACCATTGTTATGCAAATGGTTTGTACTTTAAAAGAGGTGTATGTTGATGATCATCTTTGAACTCGATAAAGAAGATATAGAATATGCTGAGCGCATTAGCGATTTAGCCGACATGTCAATTATTATCGACGAATCCAGATCATTTAGCAGTGAGCTTAATTCAGTGATCCAACTTGGTGTAACATTAGCGCCTTATGCTATTACAGGGGTTACATTAATTATTATCGAATTGATTAAAAACAGAAAGAAAATCAAGATTAAAGTAACTGATGATAGCTTTGAGATTGAAGGAGAAGAAGAAACAGCACTGCAGTTGGCAAAAGAACTGATTAGTCTCAACCAGGATGTCAAGGCAAAAAAATAATAAGTGATTTGTTGTCTGGAAAGAAAATCTCATGAATATTGATGACGTAGTATTAGAGTTCATAAGAAATGCCCGATACAGTGTTCACACTAATAACCTCTCAGAAACGGAAGAAGCTAGGCTAAAGGCACTATTTGATGATTGTCTGTCTTTAGTTGCAAATCATCATAATAAAGCTCTTATTCCCACCTTTATTCTTTGCGATACCTACAACAAATATAGCGCCGTTCTTCCAGTAAGGTTTAAACGAAACGAGTATAAATACTATTTACTATATGATATTCACTTGAATAGGATTAATCGCCTATTAAATGCTATTTATTTCAGCGATCAAGATTCCGGGCATGATATCTGGAAATTATCTTATCAGTTATTTGCAGAAGACTCGTTATTGGAAGAAGATGAGGTTCTATTATCTTATTTTGGATTAAATAAAGCTGCATTAGGTTCATTTGAAATCGCTGAGAACAGTCAAGCTGACTTAAACTTCATTTTAGATATTCAAGAGCGATATATTATCGGGCACGAGCTTGGTCACTGGATTTATAAAGTATTAGCCAATACTGATATAAGTAGTATCGCAAATATAGGCTTTTGTGAAGACCCTTACATGCTTTTGACTGACATAAAAGAGTTATTATCTGAGCTATATAAAGCGTATGAAAAGTTATTTGAAAAGAAAGAGTATGTCAAATTAATTCACGAGCAGAAGGAGCTAGTCCTCAAAAACGATGGTATTTTGGGGGAGTGTTTTGCTGATGCGGTTGCATATGCAATCGTTTTTGCGTATGTCCAAATCAAGTACCCAAACAATAAAGAACGACTGCTCCTTGCTGGACAATCTTTATTTTTAGAAATGATGAATCTTCACTTATTGGCTATGCAACATATGGCTGTGGTGGAGGAATCTTTTGAATCTTCGACCTCTGTACGGCTAGGGTTTCTGCGTAATTATGCACACCTTTATTTTGAAGAAAACGGCGAGC encodes the following:
- a CDS encoding helicase-related protein, which encodes MDSKEVLQQYIVGAMKSQSAIAELEKNLVDTSDFLKIQEAARSRYVIGFIRRVVQFKREEASAKDICLNIRDLILVLGRVKLTEKLYTVVKEYGTEFDLVCENDLQVSCLHHIPEWLEPHQYIKDVYALRHDDGIELETESSGDAILATHTGFNAYKSFEQKVAVHTALNLPNGHTLLISLPTGGGKSLVTQLLASSSDGLTVVIVPTVALALDQYYAAQQNLTNATEIYCYRGEQSEIERVEIIKALKDKKARMLFTSPEAILKNSELHRILDNAAKSHYLTNVVVDEAHVVPDWGVFFRPDFQIFSILLKKWKYESEGFIRTFLLSATLSDDVVDTLFALFGSDGKNAQVRCDALRQEPRFYFHSAKSRKEQVDKTIEAIKLLPKPMVVYVLEPREAKELQKKLREFGYKNIPVFTGETTETDRNTILTGWKNHDFDVVIATSAFGIGVDKPDVRTIVHACCPENLSRFYQEVGRGGRDRLPSLSLFIPYQSRYDSDGDVRRALGLVSKRVLTVDRAVIRWKGMLSNPAAMIDSDECVLNTSATPSTMTVEEAEYAGNRNVAWNVNLLLFLHRTGFIDLLDANYVFDKKSNPPKKYYTVTIKLLQPDILSDDDSLTAALTEPRAREYEAQMVGYRIMSELVSSPKALCWGRVFRHLFPLSREVCNGCPADPEGRITSDDTYKLRTDPEIKLPTAPPAPRLGRNMGSFNEMIISRPSTGPCSTEEVAVIAEKAYQNNIGAFVVPSRLADEIVYNGILLNYEEFYYAVVHCPYLFAKGVVCIFDGDTATNFTLYKNLGKLDAFGYRKILYCNENTIVANGGKTIREYSDGYPIPIQKF